The following DNA comes from Desulfurellaceae bacterium.
GAGATAGGGTGCCTGCATGGCCGTCTCGTGGGCATAACTCTCCGAGTACTTCAGAAAGTGCTGACCCAGCCGCAGCAGCTGGTCGTCCTGGCGGTCAAAGGCCACCATCCACAAGGTCCAGTAGGTTTCGGCGTCGATAAACACGATCTTGTGGCTGTAGGGATGATCCTCGCTCTTGGGGTCGATCAGCAGGACGTGGGAGTCGCGCACCTCCCAGCGCGCCTTGTTGGGCACCCACAGGTGGGGACCACCGGCCTCGGGGTTGGTGGCTACATTGATCGTCGCCAACACCTTCTTGCGCCCCAGGTAGGTCCAGAACCCATCATGTCTTCCGGGATCAGATCCATGCCCATCATCTCGCTGGTCCGCTCTGAGGCCAGAGTACGGCGCGGTTTGCGCTCGGAGGGCAAATACATCCAGCCACTGTCCTCTTTGTAGTGATCGACGTAGGTGATGGACAGGTTCTTGGCGCCGGTCATATCGCGGGGGGAGCGGAACTCCATCAACATCTTGCTGCGCACCTCTTCATAGCCTGGCACCAGGCAGTTTGCACCACGTGCATATTTGGCGTTGACCGAGGTAAACTCGAATTCGCGATCCAGCTGGCCGTGTTCGCTACGCGACCACGCGACCATCGGCATCACATAGTCGTCGGTCCCCGGCCGCCACAGCATGTTCCAGATGACCTTGACCGCAATCTGGGGGTCATCGGGGGCGATATCGGGAAACGGGAACCCGCCGCCCTTGAAATCGACCAGTACCCCCTGCTCATCCAGAAAGTAGCCGGGCACGACGTTTTGGCCCCACTCGGGTGGCGGCGGATACTCGCCCGTTGCGGCAATCTGCATCTCCATGTCGTCAAAGAAGTAATACTCCCAGGCCGACTGGGGGATGAAGGGTTCGAGGGCCTCCCGGTCGTGCAGGCCCAGGGTTTGGCCGGGCTCGAACGTCGGCGGGGCTTCCCGGTGGTGTTCGAGCCAGTTCACCATCGCTTGATAGCTCTGGTCTTCGGCGGCACGGGCCGCAGCNNNNNNNNNNNNNNNNNNNNNNNNNNNNNNNNNNNNNNNNNNNNNNNNNNNNNNNNNNNNNNNNTTCGTGCATGCGTTCCTCCTTGCGAAACACTCGGGAGTAGCCGGCAGCCTAGCAAGCCGGGGGGGGAAAGCATAGACCGGTTTGGTTTGAGAGGCCGGCCCGGGCTCAGGTCAGCCCCAGGGCGTGGAGCTTGTGGGCGGGAATCGTGCCGTCCGGCCGCCAGCTGCGGGCCTGATAATAGCTCTGAATCATGCCGCGCAGCTCGTCCGGGGTCAGCCCCACACCCGCGGCCGCCCCGTCCGGCAGCTTCTCGCTCAGCAGCCGGGGCGGCAGCCAATCGTCCTGCAATTGCCAGCCTTCACGGATGTTGAAGCACTTTTTCAGCGTGTTGATACGCTCTCCAACCCGACGCAGGTCCTGGTCGGACGCCGACCAGCCGGTGACATAATTGAGCAGCGTCGCCGCCTCCGGGTAGAAGTCGCTGAAGCATTTGCGCAGAAACTTGCACACGATCAGCGAGTCCAGGACTGCGGAAAAATCCTCGGCCGCAGCCACCAGCCCACCCCGCTTATCATCAACCCGTAAGCGGTCGACCTGTCCGGAAAAATCCGCCTCATACGCTCCGGACCGGTTATGGCATGCCCCACGCGGACTCACCGCCAATCCCAGGGCCATGGTCTTGAGGCTGCGCGGCTCATAGCCGGGCAGCTCCATACCCTTGACCTGCATGGCCCAGCGCGCGGCTTCCGGCCCCAGCTGTTGGGCGGCGCGCTTTGACCCCTCGGCCAGTAGCTCCCCCAGATCTCGGCGCTCACCAATCGCCGCAATCGTCGCCAACAGGGCCTCAGCCCGGCCAAAGCCCAGGCCGGCCGCCCGGGCCTGGGGAAACACACCCTTCTCGGCACACTCCATGGCCCAGGCAAGTGTGCCGCCGGTACTGATCGTA
Coding sequences within:
- a CDS encoding DUF1329 domain-containing protein, with translation AAARAAEDQSYQAMVNWLEHHREAPPTFEPGQTLGLHDREALEPFIPQSAWEYYFFDDMEMQIAATGEYPPPPEWGQNVVPGYFLDEQGVLVDFKGGGFPFPDIAPDDPQIAVKVIWNMLWRPGTDDYVMPMVAWSRSEHGQLDREFEFTSVNAKYARGANCLVPGYEEVRSKMLMEFRSPRDMTGAKNLSITYVDHYKEDSGWMYLPSERKPRRTLASERTSEMMGMDLIPEDMMGSGPTWGARRCWRRSM
- a CDS encoding DUF1329 domain-containing protein yields the protein MGRKKVLATINVATNPEAGGPHLWVPNKARWEVRDSHVLLIDPKSEDHPYSHKIVFIDAETYWTLWMVAFDRQDDQLLRLGQHFLKYSESYAHETAMQAPYL